From the genome of Nasonia vitripennis strain AsymCx chromosome 1, Nvit_psr_1.1, whole genome shotgun sequence, one region includes:
- the LOC116415688 gene encoding cathepsin L1-like isoform X1 produces MHRVSGTALPRVARYATMAQLKTIGSRGAGLRASSGFIDARSSTTMGLLIWWFLLCLGLAGAKLPEEVSSRLDEYWHLYKMRHNKTYTGTLEAVRREAWEDNLLKIYEHNLLAAAGHHEYILRDNHIADLSTSSYMRELVKLVPSRRRRLDDDEMVAAVLHDPRRIPKSLDWREKGFVTKPENQRDCGSCYAYSIAGSIAGQIFRQTGIVVPLSEQQLVDCSTQTGNLGCSGGSLRNTLRYLERSKGLMTDATYPYTAHSGCTRASQKQGVCKFQRKLSVVNVTSWAILPARDERALEAAVATIGPIAASINAGPRTFQLYHSGIYDDPTCSSDLVNHAMLIVGYTPNYWILKNWWGASWGENGYMRLRKGKNRCGVANYAAYAKV; encoded by the exons ATGCACCGAGTCAGCGGAACCGCGCTTCCTCGCGTTGCTCGTTATGCAACGATGGCACAACTGAAAACAATCGGATCCCGAGGAGCTGGACTGCGAGCGTCAAGCGGGTTCATTGATGCTCGAAGTTCGACGACGATGGGCTTGCTCATCTGGTGGTTCCTGCTGTGTCTCGGACTTGCCGGGGCCAAACTGCCCGAGGAGGTGTCCTCTCGGCTGGACGAGTACTGGCATCTGTACAAG ATGCGACACAACAAGACCTACACCGGGACGCTGGAGGCCGTGCGCCGCGAGGCCTGGGAGGACAATCTGCTCAAGATCTACGAGCACAATCTGCTGGCCGCTGCCGGACACCACGAGTACATTCTCAGGGACAATCACATCGCCGACCTCAGCACTTCCTCGTACATGCGCGAGCTG GTGAAACTCGTTCCGAGCCGTCGACGTcgcctcgacgacgacgagatgGTGGCGGCGGTGCTGCACGACCCTCGCCGCATCCCCAAGTCCCTGGACTGGCGGGAGAAGGGCTTTGTGACCAAGCCGGAGAACCAGCGCGACTGCGGCAGCTGCTACGCCTACAGCATCGCGGGAAGCATAGCCGGACAGATCTTTCGGCAGACCGGCATCGTCGTGCCCCTGAGCGAGCAGCAGCTCGTCGACTGCAGCACGCAGACTGGAAATCTGGGCTGCTCCGGGGGATCGCTCAGGAACACGCTGAGGTACCTCGAGAGGTCCAAGGGACTCATGACCGACGCCACTTATCCCTACACCGCTCAC TCTGGATGTACGCGCGCCTCGCAAAAGCAAGGCGTATGCAAGTTTCAGCGGAAGCTGAGCGTCGTGAACGTCACGTCCTGGGCGATCCTGCCGGCGCGCGACGAGCGAGCCCTCGAGGCTGCGGTGGCCACCATCGGGCCGATCGCTGCGTCCATCAATGCCGGTCCCCGGACCTTCCAGCTCTACCA CTCCGGAATCTACGACGACCCGACCTGCAGTTCCGACCTGGTGAATCACGCGATGCTGATCGTCGGCTACACGCCCAACTACTGGATCCTGAAAAACTGGTGGGGAGCCAGTTGGGGAGAGAACGGTTACATGAGGCTCAGGAAGGGGAAGAACCGCTGCGGCGTCGCCAACTACGCCGCCTACGCCAAAGTCTGA
- the LOC116415688 gene encoding cathepsin L1-like isoform X2, giving the protein MHRVSGTALPRVARYATMAQLKTIGSRGAGLRASSGFIDARSSTTMGLLIWWFLLCLGLAGAKLPEEVSSRLDEYWHLYKMRHNKTYTGTLEAVRREAWEDNLLKIYEHNLLAAAGHHEYILRDNHIADLSTSSYMRELVKLVPSRRRRLDDDEMVAAVLHDPRRIPKSLDWREKGFVTKPENQRDCGSCYAYSIAGSIAGQIFRQTGIVVPLSEQQLVDCSTQTGNLGCSGGSLRNTLRYLERSKGLMTDATYPYTAHQGVCKFQRKLSVVNVTSWAILPARDERALEAAVATIGPIAASINAGPRTFQLYHSGIYDDPTCSSDLVNHAMLIVGYTPNYWILKNWWGASWGENGYMRLRKGKNRCGVANYAAYAKV; this is encoded by the exons ATGCACCGAGTCAGCGGAACCGCGCTTCCTCGCGTTGCTCGTTATGCAACGATGGCACAACTGAAAACAATCGGATCCCGAGGAGCTGGACTGCGAGCGTCAAGCGGGTTCATTGATGCTCGAAGTTCGACGACGATGGGCTTGCTCATCTGGTGGTTCCTGCTGTGTCTCGGACTTGCCGGGGCCAAACTGCCCGAGGAGGTGTCCTCTCGGCTGGACGAGTACTGGCATCTGTACAAG ATGCGACACAACAAGACCTACACCGGGACGCTGGAGGCCGTGCGCCGCGAGGCCTGGGAGGACAATCTGCTCAAGATCTACGAGCACAATCTGCTGGCCGCTGCCGGACACCACGAGTACATTCTCAGGGACAATCACATCGCCGACCTCAGCACTTCCTCGTACATGCGCGAGCTG GTGAAACTCGTTCCGAGCCGTCGACGTcgcctcgacgacgacgagatgGTGGCGGCGGTGCTGCACGACCCTCGCCGCATCCCCAAGTCCCTGGACTGGCGGGAGAAGGGCTTTGTGACCAAGCCGGAGAACCAGCGCGACTGCGGCAGCTGCTACGCCTACAGCATCGCGGGAAGCATAGCCGGACAGATCTTTCGGCAGACCGGCATCGTCGTGCCCCTGAGCGAGCAGCAGCTCGTCGACTGCAGCACGCAGACTGGAAATCTGGGCTGCTCCGGGGGATCGCTCAGGAACACGCTGAGGTACCTCGAGAGGTCCAAGGGACTCATGACCGACGCCACTTATCCCTACACCGCTCAC CAAGGCGTATGCAAGTTTCAGCGGAAGCTGAGCGTCGTGAACGTCACGTCCTGGGCGATCCTGCCGGCGCGCGACGAGCGAGCCCTCGAGGCTGCGGTGGCCACCATCGGGCCGATCGCTGCGTCCATCAATGCCGGTCCCCGGACCTTCCAGCTCTACCA CTCCGGAATCTACGACGACCCGACCTGCAGTTCCGACCTGGTGAATCACGCGATGCTGATCGTCGGCTACACGCCCAACTACTGGATCCTGAAAAACTGGTGGGGAGCCAGTTGGGGAGAGAACGGTTACATGAGGCTCAGGAAGGGGAAGAACCGCTGCGGCGTCGCCAACTACGCCGCCTACGCCAAAGTCTGA
- the LOC116415978 gene encoding uncharacterized protein LOC116415978, whose amino-acid sequence MIFSLLMYNYYSACVVSARLDEPIYKINDSLNEFGKLHMKMASEAMVYLEFFLKKPDWDTTQFYRNYWTKLPENEKLMNPDKGMQLVKEGGFAYHTHPVVGYPIIDKLFDNREICELMEVHVARPTRTAFGATMNSSFVEIARVGFTKINEVGLRHRQYLRWSHRKPPCRKDILSAVSINIYEFAPHLLLLAVGIMMSTTLCLIEVILVNHGMCINIRNIVCAEHVIQLNY is encoded by the exons ATGATCTTTAGTTTACTAATGTATAATTATTACTCGGCGTGTGTTGTATCTGCTCGTTTAGATGAGCCAATTTACAAGATCAATGATTCGCTCAATGAGTTTGGTAAATTGCACATGAAAATGGCCTCAGAAGCCATGGTTTATTTGGAATTCTTTCTCAAA AAACCTGATTGGGATACAACTCAATTCTACCGCAATTACTGGACGAAACTTCCAGAAAATGAGAAACTAATGAATCCCGACAAAGGTATGCAGTTAGTAAAAGAAGGCGGTTTTGCTTATCACACGCATCCAGTTGTTGGCTATCCCATCATTGATAAACTGTTCGATAATCGTGAAATTTGTGAATTGATGGAGGTGCATGTCGCACGGCCTACTCGCACAGCGTTTGGAGCAACTATGAACAGCAGTTTCGTAGAAATTGCAAGAGTCGG GTTTACCAAAATCAATGAAGTAGGTCTACGTCATCGACAGTATTTAAGATGGTCCCACCGAAAGCCACCGTGTCGGAAGGATATTTTAAGCGCGGTGAGCATcaatatttatgaatttgctCCGCATCTGCTATTGCTCGCAGTAGGAATTATGATGTCAACAACTTTATGCTTGATTGAAGTAATTTTGGTTAATCATGGCATGTGCATTAATATAAGAAATATAGTTTGCGCAGAACATGTAATACAGcttaattattga
- the LOC116415977 gene encoding ionotropic receptor 75a-like, which yields MIACTSYWKIGVFLDIRCYNTEQISSIFYEASEYRMFGELHYWIILGSNLKDVLNLIEDRAFGLSTDLIVAIPSNSYETQYQLYDVYNIYKERGSLLNVTFFGKWDTEQGLTVKLVQTKIMRRANMQRFTIKAALFKLTYRPAHMTLLQYVNDGVHTTGDAQTRFGFHIISHLADLYNFSLDIHETPPWLPGDAQGPLARAIINDMADFTGNPLSMTSQRTYLFKYVHQDWPFRTCFIFRNPQPTTIKLQEILRPLTKVIWCLMVVFFVIKLMVLIAVLHFEGFESILMRVSISSLLTIGALCQQGTDVQMNRLSTRIAFFFILIYSLLMYNYYSASVVSARLDEPILKINDSLNELGKLKMKMASESMMYLEFFLKKPDWETKQFYNNYWLRVPEKERIINPEEGMRLVKAGGFAYHTHPEVGYPFVDKFYNNREICELMEVHLASPIRTAFGVTMNSSFVEIARVGFTKINEVGLRHRQYLRWSYKKPHCRKDILTASSINIYEFAPHLLLLMIGLKVALIICAIELLFVNRSIYIQMIMRLYAKCIFTLFETLDCE from the exons ATGATAGCATGTACTAGTTACTGGAAAATAGGAGTTTTCTTAGATATTCGTTGTTATAACACTGAACAAATATcttctatattttatgaa GCATCGGAGTACAGAATGTTTGGTGAACTACACTATTGGATAATACTCGGATCTAATCTTAAAGATGTACTCAATCTAATAGAAGACCGAGCTTTTGGTCTCTCGACTGATTTAATTGTTGCAATACCTTCAAACAGTTATGAAACCCAGTACCAGCTCTATGACGTTTATAACATATACAAAGAACGTGGCAGTTTACTTAATGTAacattttttggaaaatgggATACAGAACAAGGTTTGACTGTTAAATTGGTACAAACAAAAATCATGAGAAGAGCAAACATGCAAAGGTTTACGATAAAGGCAGCCTTATTCAAA CTAACATACCGACCAGCGCACATGACTTTACTTCAATATGTCAACGATGGTGTGCATACTACTGGAGATGCACAAACAAGATTTGGATTTCACATTATAAGTCATCTTGCAGATTTGTATAATTTcag CTTAGATATTCATGAAACACCACCTTGGTTACCTGGGGATGCTCAAGGTCCACTGGCTCGAGCTATTATTAATGATATGGCCGATTTTACAGGAAATCCTCTGTCAATGACCAGTCAAAGAACTTACTTGTTCAAATATGTTCATCAAGACTGGCCTTTTAG GACCTGTTTCATTTTTCGAAACCCTCAGCCTACTACAATAAAATTGCAAGAAATTCTAAGACCTTTAACGAAAGTTATATGGTGTTTAATGGTTGTATTTTTTGTAATCAAATTAATGGTTTTGATTGCGGTATTGCATTTCGAAGGATTTGAGAGTATTTTAATGAGAGTTTCAATTTCAAGTTTATTGACTATAGGTGCACTATGTCAACAAG gAACTGATGTACAAATGAATCGTTTGTCAACGCGTATagcattttttttcatattgataTATAGTTTGCTAATGTATAATTACTACTCGGCTTCTGTTGTGTCCGCCCGTTTAGATGAAccgattttaaaaattaacgatTCCCTTAATGAATTAGGAAaactaaaaatgaaaatggcATCGGAGTCAATGAtgtatttagaattttttctcaaa AAACCTGATTGGGAAACTAAACAGTTCTATAACAACTATTGGTTAAGGGTAccagaaaaagagagaatcATCAATCCTGAAGAAGGAATGCGATTAGTAAAAGCTGGTGGATTTGCTTACCACACTCATCCAGAGGTAGGGTATCCATTCGTAGACAAATTTTACAACAACCGTGAAATTTGTGAATTAATGGAAGTGCATTTAGCAAGTCCTATTCGTACGGCGTTTGGAGTAACTATGAATAGTAGCTTTGTAGAAATAGCAAGAGTCGG ATTCACGAAAATCAACGAAGTAGGTCTTCGGCATCGACAGTATCTAAGATGGTCGTACAAAAAACCACACTGTCGCAAAGATATATTGACTGCGTCTAGTATCAATATTTATGAGTTTGCTCCACATCTACTACTTCTGATGATTGGATTAAAAGTGGCACTAATTATCTGTGCGATTGAACTTCTTTTTGTTAATCgaagtatttatattcaaaTGATTATGAGATTGTATGCGAAATGCATATTTACACTATTTGAGACACTTGATTGtgagtaa
- the LOC103315520 gene encoding ionotropic receptor 75a-like isoform X1, translating to MSLTFVVIYGWLLNVHASIENNFFIDYFKYKNAPSMLGISCNTIEDDVLLARDFSKYGISVAFHKLTNMSGISRVACTDYWKIGIFFDTRCYDDQEVSLIFFEASEYRMFGELHYWLILGHDLEEVLNNIDDQAFGLSTDMIVAVSINDTMDEYNLYDIYNMSKEKGNTINVTFFGTWKYQQGLSVGLLQTKFQRRSNLQGSTIRAAYFKLTYRPPQMSLEEYFNDYAHATRDAQMKFGYHIMSHLSDLYNFSLEPHESPVWLPTDKQGPVARAVINNTVDFSGNTLTMTSQRTYLLKYVHQDWPFRTCFMFRNPQPTTIKIAEILRPFAKTIWYLMAMVVVIGVTVLVMVLRFERSETATMRFSNSVLLMIGSLCQQSTDIVMNRYSTRVAFLFIMIFSLLMCNYYSASVVSARLDEPIFKINDSLNEFGKMHMKMATESMFYLEFFLKMPAWETVQFYNKYWLNLPEKEKFMKPEQGMLLVKKGGFAYHTHPDVGYPFVEKLYDNREICELMEVHLAWPTRNAFGVTYNSTFIEIARVGLTKISEVGLQKRQLSRWQFRKPRCRKDILSASSVNIYEFAPHLLLLIIGSILALIICAIEVTIVKYGYYFKFKMLLFSEYFCSIMKSKE from the exons atgagtttAACGTTTGTGGTTATTTACGGTTGGTTGTTAAATGTGCATGCGAGCATcgaaaataacttttttatcgATTATTTTAAGTACAAAAATGCACCAAGTATGTTAGGAATTTCTTGCAATACTATCGAAG ATGATGTATTATTAGCAAGAGATTTTAGCAAGTATGGCATATCAGTAGCTTTTCATAAATTAACCAATATGTCTGGAATAAGCAGAGTGGCATGCACTGATTATTGGAAAATAGGCATTTTCTTTGACACACGTTGCTATGATGATCAAGAAGtttcgttgattttttttgaa GCATCGGAGTACAGAATGTTTGGCGAGCTGCATTACTGGCTAATACTGGGTCACGATCTTGAAGAAGTGCTAAATAATATAGATGACCAAGCTTTTGGACTTTCAACCGATATGATCGTTGCAGTGTCGATAAACGATACTATGGATGAATATAACCTTTACGACATTTACAATATGTCTAAAGAAAAAGGTAATACAATCAATGTCACATTTTTTGGTACTTGGAAATATCAGCAAGGGTTGAGCGTTGGTTTACTTCAGACGAAATTTCAAAGAAGATCAAATTTGCAAGGTTCTACAATCAGGGCAGCTTATTTCAAG TTAACGTACCGACCACCTCAAATGTCGTTAGAAGAATATTTTAATGATTATGCGCACGCCACTAGAGATGCGCAAATGAAATTCGGATATCATATAATGAGTCATCTCTCcgatttgtataattttag TTTAGAACCTCATGAGAGCCCTGTATGGCTGCCAACTGATAAACAGGGTCCAGTGGCACGTGCCGTCATAAACAATACAGTCGACTTTTCCGGTAATACATTAACTATGACTAGCCAGagaacttatttattaaaatacgtACATCAAGATTGGCCTTTTCG AACGTGCTTTATGTTTCGAAATCCTCAACCTACAACCATAAAAATAGCAGAAATTTTGCGGCCCTTTGCAAAAACAATTTGGTATTTAATGGCTATGGTTGTTGTAATCGGTGTAACAGTCTTGGTGATGGTTTTACGTTTTGAAAGGTCTGAAACAGCTACGATGCGATTTTCTAATTCGGTTTTGCTAATGATTGGTTCATTATGCCAACAAA GTACTGATATTGTAATGAATCGTTACTCAACGCGGGTCGCATTCCTATTTATTATGATATTCAGCTTACTTATGTGTAATTATTACTCGGCCAGTGTGGTGTCAGCACGTTTAGATGagccgatttttaaaataaatgacTCGCTCAACGAATTTGGTAAAATGCATATGAAAATGGCAACTGAATCAATGTTCTACTTGGAATTCTTCCTCAAA ATGCCAGCTTGGGAAACGGTTCAGTTTTACAACAAATATTGGCTTAATCTaccagaaaaagaaaaatttatgaaacctGAGCAAGGTATGTTGCTGGTAAAAAAGGGTGGTTTCGCTTACCATACACATCCCGACGTAGGCTATCCATTTGTGGAAAAACTATATGATAATCGGGAAATCTGTGAGTTAATGGAAGTACACTTAGCATGGCCGACGCGCAATGCATTCGGCGTGACTTACAACAGTACATTTATAGAAATCGCTCGAGTGGG GTTGACTAAGATTTCTGAAGTTGGATTGCAAAAACGACAATTGAGCAGATGGCAGTTCAGAAAGCCACGTTGCCgcaaggatattttaagtgcATCTAGCGTCAATATTTATGAGTTTGCACCGCATCTGCTACTACTGATTATTGGGAGCATATTAGCATTAATTATATGTGCCATAGAAGTCACCATAGTCAAATATggatattatttcaaatttaaaatgttaCTTTTTTCAGAATATTTTTGTTCGATTATGAAAAGTAAAGAATAG
- the LOC103315520 gene encoding ionotropic receptor 75a-like isoform X2, whose product MSLTFVVIYGWLLNVHASIENNFFIDYFKYKNAPSMLGISCNTIEDDVLLARDFSKYGISVAFHKLTNMSGISRVACTDYWKIGIFFDTRCYDDQEVSLIFFEASEYRMFGELHYWLILGHDLEEVLNNIDDQAFGLSTDMIVAVSINDTMDEYNLYDIYNMSKEKGNTINVTFFGTWKYQQGLSVGLLQTKFQRRSNLQGSTIRAAYFKLTYRPPQMSLEEYFNDYAHATRDAQMKFGYHIMSHLSDLYNFSLEPHESPVWLPTDKQGPVARAVINNTVDFSGNTLTMTSQRTYLLKYVHQDWPFRTCFMFRNPQPTTIKIAEILRPFAKTIWYLMAMVVVIGVTVLVMVLRFERSETATMRFSNSVLLMIGSLCQQSTDIVMNRYSTRVAFLFIMIFSLLMCNYYSASVVSARLDEPIFKINDSLNEFGKMHMKMATESMFYLEFFLKMPAWETVQFYNKYWLNLPEKEKFMKPEQGMLLVKKGGFAYHTHPDVGYPFVEKLYDNREICELMEVHLAWPTRNAFGVTYNSTFIEIARVD is encoded by the exons atgagtttAACGTTTGTGGTTATTTACGGTTGGTTGTTAAATGTGCATGCGAGCATcgaaaataacttttttatcgATTATTTTAAGTACAAAAATGCACCAAGTATGTTAGGAATTTCTTGCAATACTATCGAAG ATGATGTATTATTAGCAAGAGATTTTAGCAAGTATGGCATATCAGTAGCTTTTCATAAATTAACCAATATGTCTGGAATAAGCAGAGTGGCATGCACTGATTATTGGAAAATAGGCATTTTCTTTGACACACGTTGCTATGATGATCAAGAAGtttcgttgattttttttgaa GCATCGGAGTACAGAATGTTTGGCGAGCTGCATTACTGGCTAATACTGGGTCACGATCTTGAAGAAGTGCTAAATAATATAGATGACCAAGCTTTTGGACTTTCAACCGATATGATCGTTGCAGTGTCGATAAACGATACTATGGATGAATATAACCTTTACGACATTTACAATATGTCTAAAGAAAAAGGTAATACAATCAATGTCACATTTTTTGGTACTTGGAAATATCAGCAAGGGTTGAGCGTTGGTTTACTTCAGACGAAATTTCAAAGAAGATCAAATTTGCAAGGTTCTACAATCAGGGCAGCTTATTTCAAG TTAACGTACCGACCACCTCAAATGTCGTTAGAAGAATATTTTAATGATTATGCGCACGCCACTAGAGATGCGCAAATGAAATTCGGATATCATATAATGAGTCATCTCTCcgatttgtataattttag TTTAGAACCTCATGAGAGCCCTGTATGGCTGCCAACTGATAAACAGGGTCCAGTGGCACGTGCCGTCATAAACAATACAGTCGACTTTTCCGGTAATACATTAACTATGACTAGCCAGagaacttatttattaaaatacgtACATCAAGATTGGCCTTTTCG AACGTGCTTTATGTTTCGAAATCCTCAACCTACAACCATAAAAATAGCAGAAATTTTGCGGCCCTTTGCAAAAACAATTTGGTATTTAATGGCTATGGTTGTTGTAATCGGTGTAACAGTCTTGGTGATGGTTTTACGTTTTGAAAGGTCTGAAACAGCTACGATGCGATTTTCTAATTCGGTTTTGCTAATGATTGGTTCATTATGCCAACAAA GTACTGATATTGTAATGAATCGTTACTCAACGCGGGTCGCATTCCTATTTATTATGATATTCAGCTTACTTATGTGTAATTATTACTCGGCCAGTGTGGTGTCAGCACGTTTAGATGagccgatttttaaaataaatgacTCGCTCAACGAATTTGGTAAAATGCATATGAAAATGGCAACTGAATCAATGTTCTACTTGGAATTCTTCCTCAAA ATGCCAGCTTGGGAAACGGTTCAGTTTTACAACAAATATTGGCTTAATCTaccagaaaaagaaaaatttatgaaacctGAGCAAGGTATGTTGCTGGTAAAAAAGGGTGGTTTCGCTTACCATACACATCCCGACGTAGGCTATCCATTTGTGGAAAAACTATATGATAATCGGGAAATCTGTGAGTTAATGGAAGTACACTTAGCATGGCCGACGCGCAATGCATTCGGCGTGACTTACAACAGTACATTTATAGAAATCGCTCGA GTTGACTAA
- the LOC107980519 gene encoding uncharacterized protein LOC107980519 yields MTSTIRGSWQTIGKLNVSLLGTKFFRRSNLNGLTSTTQPANTSLEEYLQEFSSTGRDVLSKFGFVVVTHLSDMFNFTLKFGKVPPRKAGDKLNTIIRALDNNDMDLSGSPTVMNVQRTYLVQFIHQSWPFRTCFIF; encoded by the exons ATGACGTCTACAATACGTG GATCATGGCAAACAATTGGAAAACTGAACGTTTCTCTTCTGGGAACCAAATTCTTCAGGCGGTCTAACCTAAATGGGTTAACT AGTACAACTCAACCAGCTAACACATCATTAGAGGAATATTTGCAAGAATTTTCGAGCACTGGGAGAGATGTGCTCTCTAAGTTTGGCTTCGTTGTGGTGACTCATCTTTCGGATATGTTTAATTTTAC ATTAAAATTTGGTAAAGTTCCGCCAAGAAAAGCCGGGGATAAGCTCAATACAATTATAAGGGCGTTGGATAATAATGATATGGACCTTTCTGGCAGTCCAACAGTAATGAACGTCCAGAGAACTTACCTAGTACAATTCATTCATCAATCTTGGCCTTTTAG GACCTGTTTTATCTTCTGA